The genomic segment AGGCGGCGGAGGGAACGGTGTGGACCACTTTGTCGTGGCCGGGCGCGGCGGCGGCCGCGGGCGTGGCCGGAGAGAGTCCGGCGACGGTGAGGGCGCCGGCGGTGAGGACCGCGAGAAGACGGCGGCGGCGCGGGGCCGAGTGGTGGGTCACGGGCAGCTCCGGTGGGTGAGCAGGGTGAGGCGTCGCTGCGCTTACTCTCGGTTGATCCCCGGCTCCGCGTCCAGCGTGAGCGGCGCATTCTGCCCGACCACCGTGCCGCCGGGACCGACCACCGTCGGGTCCGGCCAGGACAGCCGAGGCCGTCCGCACGAAAAGATGAGGGCGCCTCACCGGCCGGACGGGCCGGGTCGGCGTGTCAGGTGGCCGCCGCCGGGTCGGCCGACGGAAGCGTGACTGTCACCTCCAGGCCGCCGCCGGGCTGGGCGACCGCCTTCACCGTGCCCCCGTGCGCGTCGCTGACGGCCCGCACGATCGACAGGCCGAGACCGGAGCCGCGCGCGCCGGTGCGTTCCTGGCCGCCGCGCCGGAACGGCTCGAACAGCCCGGGTACGTCGGCCGGGGCGACCTCGAAGCCGGTGTTCCCCACCACCAGCCAGGACCGTTCCCCGTCGGTGCCGGTGCGGATCCAGATCCGGCCGTGCAGGTGGTTGTAGCGCACCGCGTTCTCCACCAGGTTGCCGGCGAGCCGGTCGAGCAGGCCGGGGTCGCCGACCACCGGCGCCGGCCGCAGCGACGTGTGCACCTTCAGGCCGATGCGCTCCACCTCGCGGGAGACCGCTGACAGCGCGTTCGCCGTACCGATGGCGAGGTCCGACTCGGCGCGCCGGGCCAGCCGCCGGCCGGTCTGCGCCTCGCTGCGCGCCAGCACCAGCAGCGCGTCGACCAGGCCGTTGGCGCGCTCGGAGGCGTCGCGCACCACGCCGGCCATGCGGCGGTATTCGGCGAGGTCGGCGTCGTCGTCGCTGAGCGTCACGTCGATTTCGGTACGCATCACGGCCAGCGGGGTCCGCAGCTCGTGCGAGGCGTTCGCGACGAACCGTTTCTGCGCCTCGAACGCGCCGCTGATCCGGTCCAGCATCGCGTCGAACGTCTCGGCCAGTTCGGCCACCTCGTCGTCGGCGCCGGACCAGCCGATCCGCTCGTCGAGCGTGGCCTCGCCGAGCCGACGGGCGGTGGCGGTGACCTGGTGCAGCGGGCGCAGCGCCCGCCCGGCCACCAGGTACGCCCCGGCCACCCCGACCACGCTGATCGCCGCCAGCGCGAGCAGCCCCTTGACCAGCAGTTCCTGTGACGCGGCGTCGACCAGTTGCCGCTGCCACTGCCCGGCGTCGAGGGTGCGCCCGTCGCTGAGCACCACTGTGGTGCCGGGTAGCAGCTCGTCGGTGGGGCGCAGCGCGTCGCGGACCAGCAGCCAGGCCAGCAGCACCAGGATCGCCCCGGCGCCGACCAGCAGCACGCCGTTGAGCAGGGTCAGCCGCAGTCGCAGCGTCGGCCGTACCCGGCGCGTGGCCGGCGCGCTCACTGCCGTACCCCACCGATGCGGTACCCCGCGCCCACGACCGTGTCGATGAGCGGCGGGTCGCCGAGCTTCTTGCGCAGTGTCATCACGGTGACCCGGACGATCGTGGTGAACGGGTCGGTGTTGGCGTCCCACACCCGTTCCAGCAGTTCCTCGCTGGACACCACCGCGCCGCGCGCCTTGAGCAGCTCGGCGAGCACGCCGAACTCCTTGTTGGTGAGGTCGAGCGGCACGCCGCCACGGCTCACCACCCGGCGGGCCGGGTCGAGCACCAGATCGGCCACCTCCAGCACCGGCGGCGCGGCCGGGGTGGCGCGGCGGCCGAGCGCCTGCACCCGGGCCACCAGCTCGTCGAACGCGAACGGCTTGGCCAGGTAGTCGTCGGCGCCGAGCTGCAGCCCCTCCACCCGGTCGGCGACGGTGCCGCTGGCGGTCAGCATCAGCACCCGGGTCAGCGCGCCGGAGGCGGCCAGGTCGGCGCAGATCCGGTCGCCGTGCACGCCGGGCAGGTCGCGGTCCAGGATCACCACGTCGTAGCGGGTGACGAACGCCGCCTCGTGCCCGGCGTTGCCGTCGTAGGCGACGTCGACGGCCATCCCGCGCTTGCGCAGCCCGCGCGCGATCGCGTCGGCGAGGTTGCGCTCGTCCTCGACCACCAGTACCCGCATCCCGGCCTCCCACCTCGTGACCCCTGACAACCTAGTGCGGCGGGCAAAACCGGCCGCCGGAGGAGCCGATCTCCGGCGCGGCCGCCTCGCGGACAACGATTGCCACTTTGCGTAGCCCCGAGGCCGCTTCAGGTTTGCGTCACACACCGTGACCGGCGCTCACCGAGCCACCTCGAACGCCCAGCGATCCAAATCGCCTCGACCAGGAGAAACGGTCGACCGGCGCGCACCGCCGGGTACACCCCTCACGCCCCTTTGCTCTGCAGCCTCATGCGCAGCGGTAGCCGTGGGTCACCGCTGCGTCGACGGCTGCAGAGCAAAGGGGGCGCGGGGGCAACCCTGCCGGGGTGGGTTGCGACTACGTTCGGTCACGGCACGGCACGCCGGTGGGTTGCGGTCGGCGGCGCGGGCGGCCGTTGCAGAAAACCTTCGGGTACGCGATGCTCGGCGGCGATGATCGACATGCGCACCAGCAACGGGCCGCGTCCACGCCGGGCGGGTTCCCGATGAGCGGCATGAGTGGCGCGAGCGGCCGCGACATCGCGTACCGCCGGTTCCACTTCCCGGCGGACCGGGACCGAGGTCGTGCGGACGGGCTGCGCGCCGGGCCGGACGGCCTGACGCTCGACGGCGATGCCGGCCGGGTCACGCACACCGACCCGCACTCCGGGACCACGGCCGAGTACGCCGCCGGCGCCTGGACCTCCCCCGTGACGCCCGCCGGCTTCGCCGTGACCGAGCTGGTGCCCTCCTGGACCGCCGACGCCCCACCCGGGTGCTGGCTGCGGATCGAGCTGCGCGGCTGGGGCGACGGTACGGCCACCACCGGCTGGTACGAGCTGGGCCACTGGGCCGCCGACGACAGCACGGTGCACCGCGCCTCCGTACCCGGGCAGGAGGACGACCGGGCGCGGGTCGCCGGCGACACGCTGCGGGTGACCGGGACGACGGTGACCGGCTGGCAGGTCCGGGTGACCCTGTTGCGCCGGCTCGACGCGCCCGCCGGTCCGGTGCTGCGCACCGTGGGTGTGGTCGCCTCCACCGACCCGCCCGCCACCGGCGCGGACGCCGACGACACGCTTCGGCCGGGCGCCGCGTGGGGACGGGTGCTGGACGTGCCGCGCTACGCGCAGCGACTGCACGCCGCCGCCGGGGAGACCCGCTGGGGTGGCGGTGGCGACTCCTGGTGCAGCCCCACCTGCGTGGCGATGGTGCTCGACTTCTGGGGTGCCGGTCCCGCTCCCGACCGGTACGCCTGGGTGGCGCCGCCCGGCCCTCGCCCGCAGGTGGTCCACGCGGCCCGGCACTGCTACGACCACGCCTACGGCGGGCCCGGCAACTGGCCGTTCAACACCGCCTACGCGGCGACGCACGGGGTGGACGCCCTCGTCACCCGGCTGCGCTCGCTGGCCGAGGCGGAACGGTTCGTGGCCGCCGGCATCCCGCTGATCGTCTCGGCCGCGTTCACCGCCGGCCAGGTGCCCGGCCTGGACTACGACACCCGGGGACATCTCATGGTGCTGGCCGGCTTCACCGCCGGCGGCGACCCGGTGCTGAACGACCCGTACGCCCCGGACGACGAGCGGGTGCGCCGCACCGTGCCGCGCGCGCCGTTCGAGAACGCCTGGCAGGCGGGCAGCGGCGGGATCGCGTACGTGCTGCGGCCGGAGTCGACGCCGCTGCCGCCACCTCCCGCGCAGGCCAACTGGTGATCATCTGCCGACCGGCCAGATCGCCATGCCGCCGGTCGGACGCAGGCACACCAGTTCCGTACCCGTGTCGGCGCACTCGGACCACGCGCCGGGCAGGATCCCCCGGATCCACACCTGCCCGGCCGCCACGTCCAGCGCGCCGACGAGCGTGCGATCCTCGGTGAGCGTGCGCAGGCCGAGCAGCGGCCCGGACGGGAGGTCGCTGCCGGAGACGCGCCAGCGGCCCAGCCGGGCCAGCACGCGGCCGGTCGGCGGGTCCAGCGCCGACAGTTCCAGCTCCTCCCCTACGCCGCGTTCGGCGGCGATGAGCCGGTCGCCGACCGGTCCCATCCCCAGCCAGCGCTCGTCGGTCCAGGCCGGGCGGCCGGTGGCCGGGTCGAGGGCCTGGGCGCCGCCCACCTGGTCGCGCAGGCACACCATCCCGGCGCAGTCGGCGAACCAGAGCCCGGCGCGGGAGCCGACCGGCAGGCTCCACCGCTCGTCGAGCCGGTCCAGGCCGTACCCGGTGACCGTGCCCCGGGCGTCCTCGACCAGCAGGAGGTCGGCCACGACCTGCGCGTACCGGTAGGCGGCGCGATCGGCTGCGGGCGCCACCCGGCCGGTGTGCGCGACCGTGCCGGAGTCCGCGTCGTACACGGTCACCCGGCCCTGCGGGGTGACCAGCACGAGCTGCGTGACCCCGTGGTCGTCGCGGCGGTACCCCACCTCCTGACCCGGCACGCGCAACGTCCACCGCACCGCGCCGGAGGCCGGGTCCACGGCCCGCACGGTGCCCGCACCGGGCGGGCGGGGGTTCTCCAGCAGCAGCCCGCCCGATGCGGTCCGGACCGGGTAGCCGGGATGCCGCCAGCGCAGCGTGCCGGTGACCGGGTCGAGCATGGCCGACACGGAGTCGCCGTCCCCGGCCGGGCTGCTCGTCACCAGCAGTCCCCCGGCCACTGCGGTGAGGCCGAGCACGTGGTCGCCGTCGGTCAGGGCGAACCGCCACGCCGGTTCCCCACCGGGCAGCCGGTACGCGGCGACCACCCGGCCACCCCGGCCGATCGCGCCCGGGCCGTCGGCCACCACCACCCGATCCGCCAGGACCACGAACGCCGCGCCCTGCGGGGCGGGCAGCCGGACCGGCTCGGGCCGTCGCGGCGGCCCGGCAGCAGCGGTGACCACGAGCAGCACCAGGCAGCCGAGCAGCGCCACCCGCGCCGTGGGGCCGGGCGGCCGGCGGGGCGGCGCGGGGGCCGGCTCGTCGGCGGACTCGCCGTGCCGCATCTCCCCCAGTTCGATCACCGGGCTCACGTCAGCCGCCGCACCATGTAGTCGCCGCCAGGCCGCCGGCAGACCAGCACTGTCACACCGGTGGTGCAGCCGGTGCCGGTGAACGTGCCCCGGGTCGAGGGCGGATCACCGGACAGGTTCAGATCGGCCAGGAGTTGCCGGCCGCCGCCCAGCGGGCGTGTCGCCAACAGCGGGCCGCCGGACTCGTGCTGCGGGACCAGGGTCCAGCCGCTGAGGTCAGCGATCAGTCGCCCGTCCTGCTGGTCGAGCACCGCCAGGCCGGCGTCGAGGTCGGTGTCGGGGACGCCGACGAGCAGCCGGCCGCCGCGCTCCGCCGACACGCCCGCCCACCGGTCCACGCTCCAGCGCACGGCGCCGCTCGCCGGGTCGAGCGCGGTCATCCCGCCGGCCAGCCCGACGGCGCAGAGCAGGGCGCCACAGCTCTCGACGTGGCCGACGAGCTTCCGCGCGACGGTCCAGCGCGGCCGGAGGGTGTCCAGGTCGTACGCCTCGATGGCGCCGTCGCCGTCGCGGAACTCCAGCAGCAGTCCGCGGGCGATCTGCAACCGGCGTGGCCCGGGCCGTGGTACCGGGTGCAGGTCCCGGGCAACCAGTCGCGCGCCGGTGCGGCCGTCCACGACCACCGTCTGCCCGGTCGCCGGGGACAACACCATGCGTACCGGCCCGGTCGGCTCGAAGTCGAAACCCAGCGCGCCCGTCATCTGCGCCGTCCACACCGTACGGCCGTCGGCCGGGTCCACCTCCATGATCGACGTACTGGTGTCGGAGACGGCCGACTGCATCAGCAGCACCCGGCCCACCGCGAACGCGATCCCGGGCCGGCGCCAGACGTCCGCGCCGGTGACCGCGTCGTAGGTGACCGTCTGCCAGTCCGTGTCGTCGACGCTCCGGCCGGCCACGATCACCCGGCCGTCCTGCTCCCACACCGACACGACGGTGCCGGAACCGGGCAGCGGGCTGCGCCACCGCTCCCGGCCGTCCCGGTACGCGACGACTTCCCGCCCGCCGCCGGCGCTCCCGCGATCCGGCCGCACCACGTACACCGCGTCGCCGGAGGCGAACACGGCCGATCCCAGCCCGCCGGGCAGTGTCCACTCGACCGGAGATCGCGGCGGCGCCGCGGCGGTGAGCGTGAGCAACGCCACCAGCAGCACCACCAGGACGCGG from the Micromonospora sp. WMMA1947 genome contains:
- a CDS encoding HAMP domain-containing sensor histidine kinase, yielding MSAPATRRVRPTLRLRLTLLNGVLLVGAGAILVLLAWLLVRDALRPTDELLPGTTVVLSDGRTLDAGQWQRQLVDAASQELLVKGLLALAAISVVGVAGAYLVAGRALRPLHQVTATARRLGEATLDERIGWSGADDEVAELAETFDAMLDRISGAFEAQKRFVANASHELRTPLAVMRTEIDVTLSDDDADLAEYRRMAGVVRDASERANGLVDALLVLARSEAQTGRRLARRAESDLAIGTANALSAVSREVERIGLKVHTSLRPAPVVGDPGLLDRLAGNLVENAVRYNHLHGRIWIRTGTDGERSWLVVGNTGFEVAPADVPGLFEPFRRGGQERTGARGSGLGLSIVRAVSDAHGGTVKAVAQPGGGLEVTVTLPSADPAAAT
- a CDS encoding response regulator transcription factor — translated: MRVLVVEDERNLADAIARGLRKRGMAVDVAYDGNAGHEAAFVTRYDVVILDRDLPGVHGDRICADLAASGALTRVLMLTASGTVADRVEGLQLGADDYLAKPFAFDELVARVQALGRRATPAAPPVLEVADLVLDPARRVVSRGGVPLDLTNKEFGVLAELLKARGAVVSSEELLERVWDANTDPFTTIVRVTVMTLRKKLGDPPLIDTVVGAGYRIGGVRQ
- a CDS encoding peptidase C39 family protein; this translates as MSGASGRDIAYRRFHFPADRDRGRADGLRAGPDGLTLDGDAGRVTHTDPHSGTTAEYAAGAWTSPVTPAGFAVTELVPSWTADAPPGCWLRIELRGWGDGTATTGWYELGHWAADDSTVHRASVPGQEDDRARVAGDTLRVTGTTVTGWQVRVTLLRRLDAPAGPVLRTVGVVASTDPPATGADADDTLRPGAAWGRVLDVPRYAQRLHAAAGETRWGGGGDSWCSPTCVAMVLDFWGAGPAPDRYAWVAPPGPRPQVVHAARHCYDHAYGGPGNWPFNTAYAATHGVDALVTRLRSLAEAERFVAAGIPLIVSAAFTAGQVPGLDYDTRGHLMVLAGFTAGGDPVLNDPYAPDDERVRRTVPRAPFENAWQAGSGGIAYVLRPESTPLPPPPAQANW
- a CDS encoding PQQ-binding-like beta-propeller repeat protein, which encodes MSPVIELGEMRHGESADEPAPAPPRRPPGPTARVALLGCLVLLVVTAAAGPPRRPEPVRLPAPQGAAFVVLADRVVVADGPGAIGRGGRVVAAYRLPGGEPAWRFALTDGDHVLGLTAVAGGLLVTSSPAGDGDSVSAMLDPVTGTLRWRHPGYPVRTASGGLLLENPRPPGAGTVRAVDPASGAVRWTLRVPGQEVGYRRDDHGVTQLVLVTPQGRVTVYDADSGTVAHTGRVAPAADRAAYRYAQVVADLLLVEDARGTVTGYGLDRLDERWSLPVGSRAGLWFADCAGMVCLRDQVGGAQALDPATGRPAWTDERWLGMGPVGDRLIAAERGVGEELELSALDPPTGRVLARLGRWRVSGSDLPSGPLLGLRTLTEDRTLVGALDVAAGQVWIRGILPGAWSECADTGTELVCLRPTGGMAIWPVGR
- a CDS encoding PQQ-binding-like beta-propeller repeat protein, producing the protein MTVIDLGELRDEAPPGPAPRPPRAVGRPFRVLVVLLVALLTLTAAAPPRSPVEWTLPGGLGSAVFASGDAVYVVRPDRGSAGGGREVVAYRDGRERWRSPLPGSGTVVSVWEQDGRVIVAGRSVDDTDWQTVTYDAVTGADVWRRPGIAFAVGRVLLMQSAVSDTSTSIMEVDPADGRTVWTAQMTGALGFDFEPTGPVRMVLSPATGQTVVVDGRTGARLVARDLHPVPRPGPRRLQIARGLLLEFRDGDGAIEAYDLDTLRPRWTVARKLVGHVESCGALLCAVGLAGGMTALDPASGAVRWSVDRWAGVSAERGGRLLVGVPDTDLDAGLAVLDQQDGRLIADLSGWTLVPQHESGGPLLATRPLGGGRQLLADLNLSGDPPSTRGTFTGTGCTTGVTVLVCRRPGGDYMVRRLT